The DNA sequence GGTACTCGAGAGCCACCTCCACCAGGCGGACCGAGTTGGAGGAGTTCGCGGAACCGACGACGATCACGAGGTCGGCCTGCTCGGCGACCTTCTTGATGGCGACCTGGCGGTTCTGCGTGGCGTAGCAGATGTCGTCGCTGGGCGGATCCTGGAGGTTCGGGAAGCGCTCGCGCAGGCGTCGCACCGTCTCCATCGTCTCGTCGACGGACAGCGTGGTCTGCGACAGCCAGACGACCTTGTCGGGGTCGCGCACCACGACGCTGTCGACGTCGCCCGGGCCGTTGACGAGGGTTACGTGGTCGGGCGCCTCACCGGCGGTGCCCTCGACCTCCTCGTGGCCGGCGTGACCGATCAGGAGGATCTCGAAGTCGTCGCGGGCGAAGCGCACGGCCTCGCGGTGCACCTTGGTCACGAGCGGGCACGTGGCGTCGATCGCCTGGAGGCCCCGCTCCGCCGCGGAGTTCACGACTGCCGGCGAGACGCCGTGCGCCGAGAACACGACGTGGGCGCCGGGCGGGACCTCGTCGACCTCGTCGACGAAGATGGCGCCCTGCTGCTCGAGCTCCGACACGACGTGGACGTTGTGGACGATCTGCTTGCGCACGTAGACGGGCGCGCCGTAGAGGTCGAGCGCCTTCTCGACTGCGACGACCGCGCGGTCCACGCCGGCGCAGTAACCGCGCGGGGCGGCGAGCAGCACCCGCTTGTGTCCGACGACCGGGTTATCCTGAAGCCGACCTCGCGAGCCCGGCTCACGGCGCACCGGAATCCGCGGCATCGGGAGGCTGATGGTTGCGTCGCTCACCCTTCGATCCTACGTGAGCGCACTGGACGGTGAATGGGAGGTGCCGGTGAGCGAGACCGCCACGGTCACGATGAGCGCTGGGCCGCCGACCGCCGACGCGCCCTGGCCCGTCGCGCTGCTCAGCAGCAAGATCAAGGGCTGGATCGACCGCCTCGGGACCGCCTGGGTCGAGGGCGAGATCACCCAGTGGGGCGTCTCCGGCGGCAACGTCTACGGCAAGCTCAAAGACCTCACCGAGGACGCCACGATCAGCTTCACCATCTGGTCGTCGGTCAAGGCGCGCATCCCGGCCGATCTCAAGCAGGGCGACCGCGTGGTCGCGGCGATCAAGCCGAACTTCTGGGTCAAGGGCGGCACCCTGACCATGCAGGTCTACGACATGAAGCACGTGGGCCTCGGCGACCTGCTCGAGCGGCTGGAGCGGTTGCGGCAGCAGCTCGCCGCGGAGGGGCTGTTCGCGGCCGAGCGCAAGAAGCGCCTCCCGTTCCTCCCGCACACCATCGGTCTCGTCACCGGCAAGGACTCCGACGCCGAGAAGGACGTGCTCCGGAACGCGCAGCTGCGCTGGCCCCAGGTCCGGTTCCGGGTCGTCCACGCGGCCGTGCAGGGCGAGCGGACGGTGACGGAGGTGATCTCGGCGATCCGGACGCTCGACGGCGACCCGGAGGTCGAGGTGATCATCGTCGCGCGGGGCGGCGGCGACTTCCAGAACCTGCTCGGCTTCAGCGACGAGCGGCTGGTCCGTGCGGCAGCGGCCGCGACCACGCCGATCGTCAGCGCGATCGGGCACGAGGCCGACCGGCCGCTGCTCGACGAGGTGGCCGACCTGCGCGCCTCCACGCCCACCGACGCGGCGAAGCGCGTCGTGCCCGACGTCGCCGAGGAGCTCGCCCGGGTGCAGCAGGCCCGCGCGCGCATCGGCACGCGCCTCACCCACCTGATCGCCCACGAGATCGACCGCATCGGGCACCTCCGGACCCGGCCGGCCCTCGCCTCCCCCGCCTGGATCGTCGATCGCCGCGCCGAGGAGCTCACCCGCTACGTCGCACGCGGCACGGAGCTCGTCGGTCGCTGCGTCGAGCGCGAGACGACGCGGGTCGCCGAGCTCCGCGGTCAACTGCGCGCCCTGTCGCCGCAGGGCACGCTCGACCGCGGGTACGCCATCGTCCAGACGGCCGCCGGGCACGTGGTGACCGCGCCGGGGGAGGCACCAGCGGGCTCGGAGCTGCGCGTCACCGTCTCCGGCGGCGCCTTCGCCGCGGTGGCCGGCGCCCCGGTCACCTCACCCGCGCACCCGGAGGGGAAATAGAATGGTCGACATGCCCCCCACCGAGACGACTTCGGCCACGGACGCTCTCGGCGCCATCGGCGCCCTGAGCTACGAGGAGGCGCGCGACGAGCTCGTGCGGGTCGTCGGCGAGCTCGAGCAGGGCAACGCGACGCTCGAGGAGTCGATCGCGCTCTGGGAGCGGGGCGAGGCGCTCGCCCGGCACTGCGAGGAGTGGCTGATCGGTGCGAAGGCGCGCCTCGAGGCCGCGCGCGCCGGTGCGGCCGGGAGTGCGCCGGAGCCGCGGGCCGAATGAGTCCTCGCGACAAACCGCCGGCGATCGTCGCCGAGCTCGGCCGGCCGGAGACGCCGGAAGAGACCGCTGCGCGCAAGGCGAAGAACTCGGCCGATCACCGCAACCGCCAGACCGTCAACAACCTGGTGCTGTCGCTCCTGGCGACGCTCGCCCTGGTGGCCGTCATCGTGCTGATCGTCCCGCGCGGCAACCCCGTGGGCACGACGCCCGCGGTCGACTACGCCGCCGTCGCGCAGCAGGCGCAGGGCAGCGAGCCGGACCACCTCCTCGTCCCGAAGCTGCCGGCCGGCTGGAAGTCGAACAACGCCGAGCTCCGCACGAAGACCCCCGACAACGTCGACAACTGGTACGTCGGCCTCCTCACCCCGAAGGGCCAGTTCATCGGCATCACGCAGGGCTTCCGCGCCAACGACAGCTGGGTCGCCAACCAGGTGAACCGCTCGATGGCGAAAGGCACCCGCACGATCGACGGCATCACGTGGGATGTCTACGACAACCGCTCGTCGTCCGCCGATGCCGGGAACGTCGAGTACGCCCTCGTCACCACCGCCGGCCGCAGCACCGTCGTCGTCTTCGGCACCGCTGACGACGCCGAGTTCCGCACCGTCGCCTCGTCCCTGTCCGCCCAGCTCACCAGCCTCGGAGGTAAGTGATGCCCACCACCCGTCCCGGAAAAGTCTGGAACGCCATGCTCGCCGGCAACGAGCGCTTCGTCGCCGGAACGCCCGCGCACCCCCACCAGGACGTGCAGCGGCGCGAGTTCGTCGCCGCCGGCCAGGATCCCGTCGCGGCGATCTTCGGCTGCTCCGACTCGCGCCTCGCAGCCGAGATCATCTTCGACATGGGCCTCGGCGACGCGTTCGTGATCCGCAACGCGGGTCAGGTCGCCTCCGACTCCGCGATCGGCTCGCTCGAGTACGCCGTCGCCGTGCTCCACGTCCCGCTCATCCTGGTGCTCGGCCACGACAACTGCGGCGCCGTCGCCTCCGCGATCGCCTCCCAGGCTCCGGATGCCGCGCCGCTCCCTCCCCACATCGCCGATCTGATCGCGCCGATCGTCCCCGCCGTCCACCGGGTCGCCGCCTCCGGACCGGGCGAGCCCGTCTC is a window from the Leifsonia sp. AG29 genome containing:
- a CDS encoding 4-hydroxy-3-methylbut-2-enyl diphosphate reductase — translated: MPRIPVRREPGSRGRLQDNPVVGHKRVLLAAPRGYCAGVDRAVVAVEKALDLYGAPVYVRKQIVHNVHVVSELEQQGAIFVDEVDEVPPGAHVVFSAHGVSPAVVNSAAERGLQAIDATCPLVTKVHREAVRFARDDFEILLIGHAGHEEVEGTAGEAPDHVTLVNGPGDVDSVVVRDPDKVVWLSQTTLSVDETMETVRRLRERFPNLQDPPSDDICYATQNRQVAIKKVAEQADLVIVVGSANSSNSVRLVEVALEYRAKAAYRVDYANEIRQEWLDGVETVGVTSGASVPEVLVQEVLSDLADAGYADVAEVKTAEEDLMFSLPKELRKDVTGKQDARALGGRGR
- the xseA gene encoding exodeoxyribonuclease VII large subunit is translated as MSETATVTMSAGPPTADAPWPVALLSSKIKGWIDRLGTAWVEGEITQWGVSGGNVYGKLKDLTEDATISFTIWSSVKARIPADLKQGDRVVAAIKPNFWVKGGTLTMQVYDMKHVGLGDLLERLERLRQQLAAEGLFAAERKKRLPFLPHTIGLVTGKDSDAEKDVLRNAQLRWPQVRFRVVHAAVQGERTVTEVISAIRTLDGDPEVEVIIVARGGGDFQNLLGFSDERLVRAAAAATTPIVSAIGHEADRPLLDEVADLRASTPTDAAKRVVPDVAEELARVQQARARIGTRLTHLIAHEIDRIGHLRTRPALASPAWIVDRRAEELTRYVARGTELVGRCVERETTRVAELRGQLRALSPQGTLDRGYAIVQTAAGHVVTAPGEAPAGSELRVTVSGGAFAAVAGAPVTSPAHPEGK
- a CDS encoding exodeoxyribonuclease VII small subunit encodes the protein MPPTETTSATDALGAIGALSYEEARDELVRVVGELEQGNATLEESIALWERGEALARHCEEWLIGAKARLEAARAGAAGSAPEPRAE
- a CDS encoding DUF4245 domain-containing protein, which translates into the protein MSPRDKPPAIVAELGRPETPEETAARKAKNSADHRNRQTVNNLVLSLLATLALVAVIVLIVPRGNPVGTTPAVDYAAVAQQAQGSEPDHLLVPKLPAGWKSNNAELRTKTPDNVDNWYVGLLTPKGQFIGITQGFRANDSWVANQVNRSMAKGTRTIDGITWDVYDNRSSSADAGNVEYALVTTAGRSTVVVFGTADDAEFRTVASSLSAQLTSLGGK
- a CDS encoding carbonic anhydrase, yielding MPTTRPGKVWNAMLAGNERFVAGTPAHPHQDVQRREFVAAGQDPVAAIFGCSDSRLAAEIIFDMGLGDAFVIRNAGQVASDSAIGSLEYAVAVLHVPLILVLGHDNCGAVASAIASQAPDAAPLPPHIADLIAPIVPAVHRVAASGPGEPVSPGTVDAAEVGREHLRDTVADLLAKSEIISTAVADNVLAIVGANYRLQEGRVIPDVVLGLAEPAAEPEPAH